The genomic region TAGCCTGGGCAGGGACACAGGCAGGCAGGCGTAGGGAAGGGGTCGGAGTTTTTGGTTTGCAAAGCCAGGGTGCCTCTCAGATCTCCTGCCAGGCCAGGGTGAGGGGGGTGACCATGGCCCCCGTGAAATCCTTCTCACGGGGCCAAGGGATTCCTTCATGAGCTAGCCAGTCGCCACATGCGCACTGCGGTTACAATACAGACCTTCCCAAAGGCTTCAGtctgaacgtgtgtgtgtgtgtgtgtgtatctcacgGGGCATGGGGAGATGGACCCATGGTCTGTCCTCCCCTGTGGCGCTCTGCCCCAGCCTGCCACTGGCCGTGGCCTCCACAAGCCTGCCCCAAGGCCTCCTAGCACTGGTAGTGGATGTGTTGATGTTGGTGGACTTTGCCCTccacatgtgagtgtgtgtgtgagtgtgtgtgtgtgtgcgtgtctgtgtagAGTTTGGGGTAAAGCTTGGGGCCGGTGGCTGAGCCGGAGCCCAGCAGATGCTGGGGGGCGGCTGGGGGCCCAAGCTCCTCACACAGCCCCACTCCGGGGCCGGAGCCCAGGGTGGCGGGGGCAGGCAGGTCCTTATCCCCGCCACGGTCGCGGGCTCCGGCGGGCGGGCGATGTGCAGGCGCCggggggggcggggccggcgcgcATGGCTTCTTCTTGGCCTGGCAGAGCCACAGGACCACGGTGCCCACGATGAAGACGGCTCCGGCCGGGATGCCGATGACCACCGGCCACGGCAGACTGGTGGTGGAGGACGAGGGGGCCACAGGCGGCCCTGGGGGCTTTGGGTCTGCGGGAGACACCGAGGGGCAGGGAGCGGACCGTCAGGGCGCGGGTCCCCCACAGCCCAGCTGGTGCGCATGGGCGGGGCCTGGTGGGACACCCccctgggggcggggcaggacccgaggggcggggcaggggcggggtgaGGCCCACGCACCGGGCAGCACCGTCAGGAAGGCGCTGCGGAAGCTGTAGCCCATGGTGTTGGCACCCAGGCAGATGTACATGCCCGCGTCATCCTGGCGCGCGCGCGTGATGAGCAGCTTGTTGAGGTAGGAGCCGTCGGGCCGCGACCACACGTCGCCGGTGGGCAGCACCACGAACTTCTGGCCACCCACGTCGATGGTGGAGTTGTAGCGGCCCTCGGCGCCGTACTCCACGCGCTtcagccactggatcaccggCTTCACGTCGCTGCGCACTTTGCACTGGAAGGATGTCGTGCCCCCGAAGTCCACCGTCGTGTTCACGGGGTGCGTGCCCGTGAGCACAGGCTTGGAGCGAGTCCGCTCTGCGCAGGGACAAGCGTTGGGTGTGGTCCCGGGGCTGCAGCCCGCCCCCAGCCCTCGCCCCGCCCGCAACTCACGGATCACATCCACCTTGTAGGTGGCGTTGATGGCGCCTGCGCGGTTTGACACGCGGCACGTGTACTTGCCGCTGTCCTCCGGGCGCAGGTTCTTCAGGCTCAGCGTCCACTTCTTCTTCCTGTGCTCGCCAGCCTCCGGGCGGGTCAAGGCCTGGTCATCCTTCATCCACATGATGTCGGGCCGCGGATGCCCGCTGGCCACGCACTTGAGCCGCACGGAGCTGCCCACGGGCCGCGCGATCACGCGGCGCCTCATCTTGGAGGGCTGCGTGAAGCGGGGCCGCGCTGCAGAGGAGGGTAGGCGTGGAGGTCAGAGGGCCGGGCAGGGCGGTGGGATTGGTgaagcccagcccccagcccacctgACGCCCCTCTGCTCACCCCACTGCTTGCCGGCTGGGTCTTCCTGGCCCCCAGAGGAGCTGTCGTGCCCTGGGCTCTCCCTTCCGGGACTGGTGtcatctggggggtgggggggagggggcggggcacgTGAGAGGGGCCTCAGTAGCCCCCGTGAGATCCCAGCATggaccccagccccaggcccagctGGGAGGCTCCAGCAGGCCAGCAGGAGGCTGTGGATGCACACCCACAGctcagaatcccagggacagctgGGCGGGAGCCGCCTCCCGGCCCACTCCCTGGGTGCAGGTGACCCCGCCAGGCGTGGGTGGGACGGAGGTCTGGCTCTCCCACCCTGGCTCCCGGGGGTCTGCAGGGCCTGGGGGCGGTGGGGGCTGGGGCCCGCCAGCAGCTGCAGTAACCCTAGCCCACATCAAGGGGCCGAGGGCTCGGTGAGCTGACATGGCTCACATACCGCCTGGTCATCCTCCCCTTTGAAAGGACGTGGTGGGGGGACACCCACAGTATTCCCATTCCACAGTCCAGAGGAGGCctgtggggcctggggaggggggtggtcgGGGAATGCTGAGGAATGCCCCCTCCCGGGACAGCCGCCGCCTCCAGGGCCCAGGACCAAGGCCCGGCTCCCAGACCCCACCCCGGAACCCAGCGGCGGGGTGTATGGGTCGGGCTCCTGCTTTGTGCTGCCCCGGCGCCCGGGGGGAGGGCCGGGCCAGCGCCTGGTACCAGCGAGTGAAGGGCGTGTTGCTGGGGCGCCGCCCAGTCCCCTAGCCCGGGCCCCGGAGGCAGAGAACACAAGGCCCTCACTTCCCAGCGGCCCCTCTGAACTCAGAAACCTGAGCCTCAAGTCACGGCCGACGCCAAGGCTACCGGCCGACCCACCAGGCTGCGCTTCGGTGCGAGCTGGGGCCCCCCACCCACTCTTGCCGTCTCCCAGCCAGCCCTGGCCCCTCAGGCCGGCAGAACTTTGGGGGAGAAGGGGCTGGGAGGAAAGACCCCCCCCACCCTGAGGTGCAAGCTGAGGAGGCAGGCCCGGGCTGGGGTGTGTCCAGGACTCAGAGGCAGTGAGCAGGACAGGCCTGGTCCTGGGGGGCAGTGGTCAAGTTCAGGCAGGACGGGGGGTGGCGGTGGGCACTCGGGGAAGTGCTACCTCCTGGCTGGAGTCTAACGGCACGCCGCAAGGCCCCGCCCCAACACTGACCCATCACTATGAGCGTGTAGTTGACGCTGAGGCTTCCGAAGCCGTTGGTGGCCTTGCACACGTAGGCACCAGCGTCCTCCGGTTCCACCTCCTTCACCTTCAGCCCTTGGGGCAGCACACGGAAGCGGCTCCAGCCGCCGTGGATTGTCCGGCCGTCCTTGGTCCACATGGTCAGTGGCGGCGGGTCCCCCTCCACGGGGCACTGCAGCCGGACCGTGCGGCCCAGCCGGGCCACCTGCCTTGGGACCACCTTGTCCGCCATCCTCGGGGGCCCTGGGGGGTCAGAGGGCTCCATCAGGGAGGAGGGGACTGGCAGCGGGTCGGTCAGGGCAAAGGCGGTGTGGGCACTGGGAGCTGGGGGGAGGGCTGTCCCTGCCGGTAGCCCACCCAGGACCCCAGGCAGAGATGCCTGCCCCCTCTCAGACCACAGGGGCCCCTGCGCGCTCTCACATGGGAGCTGGAACGCAGTCGGGAGGACCGGCTCGCCCAGGACGCACTTAGACCAGCAAGGACAGCCCCTCACAGACGGGGCGCGGACACACGAGCGTCCGCGTCTGTGCTCGTGTGTGCCCGGGCAAGAGCCTCCCCGCTGCCAGCCAGGCCACACCAGGTCACCAAGGCATTTGGGGCAGAGGGCAAGAGGTTGGACACCCCAGCTCTGGGTGACCAGTCTCTCCCGTGGGAGAAGCCGGAGTCCTGGGCTGAGGTCACGGTGCCCTTGAACGTCCCTGACCCCCCTGGCCTGGGTCCAGCTTCAATTCCTCCGGGGTCAAGTGTGGGCACAATGGGGGTGATCGGGTCTAGACCACAACAGGGGATGACCACAGGGAATGACACCGTGGACAACACAAGGCTACAgagcttcctccaggggaccctcagCCCCCGCTGTGCCCGTGGCCCGGAGCTCGGGCCCATGTGCAGCTCCAGCACCACGGGAAGACCACAGGGGCTTCGGGCCTCTCTCGTGGGCAACCACCCACTGTCCCTCCAGACCAGGAGAGGCAGCCAGAGGCACTCAGCTGCCCTTCCAAGGGGCTTGGCCGGGCTTGGCTCCTGGGACTCCAGCCACCAGCCACTGGAAGGCGCCTCCACCCCTCGAGGCCGCCACTCAGGCCAGGAGGGCCACGTCCGGGTGTCCTGGCCGTGCGGAGGTGCTGGCCTGACGCGGCTGCTCTGAGACGCTATCGCTCGGAGCCCAAGGGCGGCATGTGTTTTCAATAACCAGCTGATGTTTCTTCAACATGCAACTGCCAGCTGGTTCCACTGCTGCTTTGCAACTAGAGTGCTCCTGTGGGTCCTGCAGACGCTGTGGCTCCCAGGGCCCTGCAGGGCGCGGACCCCTGTCGCCCCTGCCTGGGGTGCCAAGGGAGGGTGGAGGCCGTGGCCCCAGGGATGGGCAAGCTGACGGCTCTGGGCTCAGCTTCTCTGGGGCCCCAAGTGGGGAGGGGGTCCCGAGGCTCTGCTTCCAGGGGACCGGGGTTTGAGCGACAGAGATCCGGTCACCTCCCCTCGGCCCCCACGTCCCACCCCTATTCGGGGGGCCACACCCCTGCCAGGTAGTTGCCCCGGCCAGCcagccctccctcctgcctcccctgaCCACCTCTCCGCAATGACTCGGCAGTCTGCAGGGCCCGCCCCCAGGCACCCACTCAGCTcacagtggggggggggggcgccttAGGGCCCCCAGACAAGTGGACCCCAGGAGGGCCCAACCAGGCTGCCCAGGGTCCAGGCCTCAATCCCAGGAGGACCCTGTCCACCACCTGAAATCCCACCATCCCCAGCggcctcccaggctgcaggacAAAGAGGTCCCTCAGCCTGCCCCTGGCCCCCAGGCTGACACCGGGACACAAGGGTCACAGGCGCGGAcccacacgtgtgcacacagacGCACGTGTGTGCGGAGCCTCCCCGCTGGGGTACTGCCTGTCCCGACCACAACCTGTGGGCACCAGTGGGCCCTCGCCAACACCCCCAGACCCTGAGCAGCTGGCCTCGGGGGCAGAGAAGGGGCCGGCCCAACCACGCGGCCCCACCCTGTCCCCCGAAAGGAGGCCTTCAGGAGGGAGGGCGGGGCAAGTGCGGGTGGCGGGGACGCTGCCCGGGGTCACTGCGAAGAGGAGCGACGGGGCCCAGGGACCGCCAGATGGGCCGGAAATGTGGCCCCGCGAGCGGCCTGAGCGGAGGAGGCCGGCGCAGCCAGCCGCATCCCAAAGCAAACAGCCCCTCCCTCGGcggccgccccgcccccacctgcgCTTCGCCCAGACCCGCAGCTTCTCCAGAGACCCCCGCTGGCTCACAGGCGGGAGGCCCGGCCCCCCACACTCCTGGGGGTTTTGGCCGCCAGCACGGCTGGGCCAGCTCTATATTTAGCCTGGGAAACACAAGCCCCGTTGTTCCACCTGGACAGGGCATCCCGACGCTCTGCcgtgggaaactgaggcctgcaTGGGGACCTGGGGGCCcctgcagggcctgggggaggggtgcgGCCCAGGGGGGCAGCCCCTCAGCTCCCGGCAGGCCCTCCTCCCGGCCGCGGCCCCTCCCTAGAGCGCCGCCTCCAGGAAGCCCCAACCTAGCACCTCCCCAGAGCCACGGTGCTGGGCGGTTTGGGGCACAGGCAGGGTTCGAAGGGTGGGTGGAGGCTGCAGGCTGGGCAGGGTCTCATCCAGGACGCGGGCGGAGCACCGCGCTCGTGGGCAGAGGGGGCGTcgcccctcctccccttcctcctcctccccacgcTCTGCAGCTGCTCGGGTgttgtttcagttgctaagtcagtcGGACTCTgggacctc from Cervus canadensis isolate Bull #8, Minnesota chromosome 26, ASM1932006v1, whole genome shotgun sequence harbors:
- the FGFRL1 gene encoding fibroblast growth factor receptor-like 1; this translates as MTPSPALVLPLLLLLGALPPAAAARGPPRMADKVVPRQVARLGRTVRLQCPVEGDPPPLTMWTKDGRTIHGGWSRFRVLPQGLKVKEVEPEDAGAYVCKATNGFGSLSVNYTLIVMDDTSPGRESPGHDSSSGGQEDPAGKQWARPRFTQPSKMRRRVIARPVGSSVRLKCVASGHPRPDIMWMKDDQALTRPEAGEHRKKKWTLSLKNLRPEDSGKYTCRVSNRAGAINATYKVDVIQRTRSKPVLTGTHPVNTTVDFGGTTSFQCKVRSDVKPVIQWLKRVEYGAEGRYNSTIDVGGQKFVVLPTGDVWSRPDGSYLNKLLITRARQDDAGMYICLGANTMGYSFRSAFLTVLPDPKPPGPPVAPSSSTTSLPWPVVIGIPAGAVFIVGTVVLWLCQAKKKPCAPAPPPPAPAHRPPAGARDRGGDKDLPAPATLGSGPGVGLCEELGPPAAPQHLLGSGSATGPKLYPKLYTDTHTHTHSHTHSHVEGKVHQHQHIHYQC